The DNA sequence GCAAACTGGTACCGGGCAAACAAACGGGACCTGCCCTGGAGGGAGACGAAGGACCCCTACCTGATATGGCTGTCGGAAATAATACTGCAGCAGACAAGAGTAGAGCAGGGCCTCCCTTATTATTATCGTTTTGCCGAAAGGTTTCCTACTGTCGCTGACCTTGCAGATGCGGACGAAGACCAGGTGATGAAACTATGGCAGGGCCTGGGATATTATTCGCGCGCCCGTAATATGCATGCTACCGCTAAAACGGTATATCAACAGCGGGGCCGGGCCTTCCCCTCTTCTTACTCCGAGCTGATCCGCCTGAAAGGAATCGGGGAGTATACCGCTTCTGCCATTTCTTCATTTGCGGCGAATGAGGCCAGGGCAGTAGTTGACGGAAACGTATACCGCCTCCTTTCCCGGTATTCCGGCGCCGGCATCCCCATTGACACAACTGCAGGGAAAAAATATTTTTCCGCCCTCGCCGCGGATCTCCTGGACAAAGATGATCCGGGCGTACATAACCAGGCCGTTATGGAGTTCGGCGCCAGGCAATGCCGCCCTGCCAGGCCCTTCTGTTCTGCATGCCCCCTCGCTTCCGGTTGTGCGGCCCTGAAGGAAGGGAAGGTTGGCCTGCTGCCGGTAAAGTCAAAACGGCCGCGCACCCGGGAAAGATATTTCAATTACCTGATGATCCGGGACAAGGGACAGATCTGGCTGAACAAGCGGGGCAGCGGAGATATCTGGCAAAGCTTGTATGACTTTCCACTTGTTGAAACACCGGCCCCGGTGGACGAGGCCGGCTTATTTCAGCTGGAGGATTTCCGGAAAATTTTGAAAGACAGGGAATATTTAGTAATATCAGTTTCTCAAACGCTTAAGCATGTGCTGTCGCACCAGGTGATACATGCCCGCTTCTGGGAGCTGGAATTAAAAGGGTACCTAAAGCCGGAAAGTAAGTATATTACCGTGGAAGAGAAGGAAATGGAAGCCTATGCGTTCCCTAAATTAATTACAAACTATCTGGAAAATAATCTATAAATTGTATTTCATCTAATCTTTTTTTTATGTCAGGCATCAATAAAGTAATTTTAGTAGGCCACTTGGGCAAGGATCCCGAGATCAGGCACATGGAAGGCGGCGTTTCAAAAGCATCTTTTCCTCTGGCTACCTCTGAATTTTATACCAAAGACGGACAAAGAGTCGAACAAACCGAATGGCATAATATTGTAGTATGGCGCGGACTTGCGGACATTGCCGAAAAATATCTTCACAAAGGCAAGCTGGTTTACGTGGAGGGAAAACTCCGCACACGCTCCTGGGACGATAAGGAAGGAAACAAGCGTTACATGACCGAAGTAGTAGCCGATAACTTTACCATGCTGGGAAGACGCAGCGACCACGAAAACCAGGGCGGCAACGAAAGCTACGGCGGTGGCAACACAAACCGCGGAGGCTCCGGTAATTCCCGGGACGCCGCCGGGGGCTCCGAAGGCCTCAATGTAAGGGCCGACGACAATCCCGAGGACGATCTTCCATTCTAGTGTGGGGAATACTAAATTAATTTACTCCAAACCATCGGCTTCCGCATCAAGATGGTTTTCCCCGCGTGCATCGCCGGATTTACTTTGCCCGGTCTCGCTCAGGCTGATTTTCGGGGCCCCGATTGCTTTCGCAATCGCCCGAAAATCAAAAGTTGCTCGCTGCGGGCAAAGCAAACTCCCGCTGGCCGGCGCACATGGTGAGCGCTCTTGATACCAATATTAATACCAGATACAGGCGGGTGGGGCTAACAGGCTTTTGGCAGGTGCGCAGCGCCTGGGATCCTAAAAATCAGCCTGAGCGAGACCGGGCATGCCGAAACCACACGGGCGCGCCGGTCAAAGCAAATCCGGCAATGCGCGAGGTCATCACGGCGCCGCGATGCGTGCGGCCATCATGCGCCGTGACGCGTTATTTAACGTTGATCTGCAGCTCGTCCAGTTGTTCTTTGGAAATGCGCGAGGGAGAATCAATCATTACGTCGCGGCCGGAATTATTTTTGGGGAAGGCGATCACGTCGCGGATAGAGTCCAGGCCGGAAAAGATCGCGCAAAGGCGGTCGAATCCGAAGGCAATGCCGCCATGAGGGGGAGCGCCGAACTCGAAAGCGTCCATCAGGAAGCCGAATTGGGACTGGGCGTCTTCCGGGCTGAAGCCCAGTACGTTGAACATCTTTTGCTGCAGGGTTTTGTCATGGATCCTGATAGAACCTCCGCCTACTTCATTGCCGTTAATTACCATATCATAGGCATTGGCGCGGACGCGGCCCGGGTCGCTTTCCAGTAAATGGATGTCCCCGGGTACAGGCGAGGTAAAGGGATGGTGCATGGCGTGCCAGCGGGCGGTTTCTTCGTCCCATTCCAGCAGGGGGAAGTCTACCACCCAAAGCGCCTGGAAAGTATCTTTGGGACGCAGCCCCAGGCGGTTGCCCATTTCAAGGCGGAGTTCAGAAAGCGCTTTCCGGGTTTTGGCGGGCTCGCCGGCAAGCACAAGCATCAGATCGCCTTCACGCGCCCCGAAAGCCTGCACCCATTTCTGCAGGTCGTTTTCATCGTAAAACTTATCGACAGACGATTTTACCGTGCCGTCATTATTATAACGGGCGTAGACAAGGCCTGTAGCTCCTATCTGCGGGCGTTTTACCCATTCGGTAAGCTCGTCCAGCTGTTTGCGGGTATAACCGGCAGCGCCTTCCACGCAAATACCAGCTACCAGTCCTGCATCATCGAATACCTTGAACCCTTTTCCGCCGGTAAGGTCTGTTTCGCCCAAAGTGCTTTTCAGCTCTGTGAAAGTCATTCCGAAGCGGGTATCGGGTTTGTCGTTGCCATATTTCCGCATAGCATCGGCATAAGATATATGAGGCAGATGGCCAATGTCGCGGCCTTTTATTTCCCTGAAAAGATGGTTGATCAGCCCTTCGAACGTTTGAAGTATGTCATCCCGCGTAACGAAGGACATTTCACAATCAATCTGGGTGAATTCTGGCTGCCTGTCGGCCCGCAGGTCCTCGTCGCGGAAGCATTTTACAATCTGGAAGTAACGGTCCATGCCCGATACCATGAGCAGCTGCTTGAATGTTTGCGGAGATTGGGGCAAGGCATAGAACTCGCCCGGATTCATCCGGCTCGGCACGACGAAATCCCTGGCTCCTTCCGGGGTAGATTTGATCAGTACCGGCGTTTCCACTTCAATGAAGTCCTGGCGGTCCAGGTAACGGCGGGTTTCCGCTGCCAGTTTATGCCTGATCTCCAGGTTTTTACGGACAATTCCCCTCCTCAGGTCAAGATAACGGTATTTTGCCCTAAGGTCTTCGCCGCCGTCGGTTTCGTCTTCAATTATAAAAGGCGGAACCTTTGAAACGTTCAGTACTTCCAGTTCGCTTGCCTTTATTTCAATATCGCCCGTAGGCATTTTCGGGTTCTTATTGCTTCGTTCAACAACCGTTCCGCGGGCCTTAATTACAAACTCCCGGCCTAACTCCCTTGCGCGGGAGCAAAGTTCCGGGTTGTCTTCCATATTAAATACCAGTTGTGTGAGGCCGTAGCGGTCACGAAGGTCAATGAAAGTCATTCCCCCAAGATCGCGGGAACGCTGCACCCAGCCACAAAGAGTTACATCCGTATTAAGGTTTTCGAGGTTGAGTTCGCCGCAGGTATGGGTACGTAGCATATATAAGGGAATTTGAAAATTGTTGCAAAAGTATCAAAAAAAAAATTCATCAGGTGCAACGTTTTCCAGGCTCGCGTTGTCTTTATAACAGTTAACCGATAAAGAAAACAGCGAGCATTGGAAAAAACCACGCCCGGGTACTACGATGAACTTGTGGAAGGATGCCTGAAGGGAGACCGGAAGGCACAGCACCGCTTTTACCGGAAATACGCCCGCAGCATGTATAATGTATGCCTGCGCATCGTAGATCACAGCGGTGAGGCGGAAGATATTCTCCAGGAATCTTTCATTGATGCCTTTGACCGGCTGAAAGAATTCCGGATGGAGGCAAGCGTGGGATCCTGGCTGAAAAGGATCGTTATCAATAATTCGGTCAACTGGTTAAGAAGAAGGAGGATCAACTGGGTGGATATAGACGGGGAAGAGCTTGAAATTGAAGAACAGGAACAGGACTGGGATGAGATCGACATGCAGGTGCAGGCTATAAGGGAAGGGATCCGGAAACTGTCGGACGGTTACAGGGTCGTATTGTCCCTCTACCTGCTGGAAGGATACGATCATGAAGAGATAGGCAGTATACTGCATATTAATGAAGCAAGCTCCCGGTCGCAGTACCTGAGAGCAAAACGAAAATTATTGGAAATTCTTAAATGCAGGCAATATGAACGACAGGCTTAGGCATTTTATTGATAATCACCGCGGGGAATTTGACGTACATGAACCGCCTCAGCGGGTTTGGAAAAATATTGAAAAGGAGTTTTTCCCCCGGCAGCGGTTTTTTTCGCCTTTTTTTTCCGTCCTGAAGGTAGCGGCGGTAATCGCGGTATTGCTGACAGTAAGTTTCCTGGCGGTCCGTCAGCTGATGAGACTGGTGGAGCCTGAGGAACGCATAGTAAATAATATTAACCCCTCCGCCGCGAGGCAGCAGGCACAGTACATTTCGCTGATAGAAACCAAGCGTTCGGAGTTAAGGCAGCTTCAGCAGAGCGAACCGGAACTATATGCTGAGTTCGCTGAAGAAATTGAAAGCCTGGAAACAGGTTATGCCAGCCTGAAATCCCAACTCACGGCAGCTCCCGACCAGGCCCTGGTACTGGAAGCGATGATCCAGAACCTGCGGTACCAGATAGAACTGTTGAACCGGCAGCTGGAAATTATTCAGAAGATAAACGAGGCAAAAAAGGAAAGAGGTTATGAAGAATCTTCCGCGAATATTTAAGGGATCTGTTTTACTGGCTGCCATCTTGCTTGCCGGAGCGCCTCTTGCGCTTGCCCAGTCCAAGAAGTTCAGTAAAACTTACCCGGCTTCTTCCGGCGCCTCGCTTTCCATTAACAACCAGTTCGGAAATGTGATCATACACACCTGGAATAAGAACGAGGTGCAGGCGGATGTCAGTGTGGTGGTGAACCATGGGAACGAGCGAAAAGCGCAGGAACTCCTGGATGCTATTAATATCAGTTCAGCCATGCAGGGGAATGAGATAAGCTTCAAAACTTCCATTGGAAAGGATAAGCTTAATCTCAAGGGAAATGCTTCCATGCAGGTGAACTACGAAGTGTACCTGCCTGTTGATATCAGGCTGGATCTTGCGAACAAGTTTGGCAATACCGTCCTTCCCAACCTGAAAGGCAGTACACAGATAAAACAATCCTTCGGGAACCTGGAAACCGGTAACCTTACCGGTGAGGAAAACGAGCTGTCCGTGGAGTTTAGTGAGGGCTCTATCAAGATAGGTAACGTAAAGAACCTGGATGCGACATTTAGTTTTTCCAGCATTGCCATTGCCGGCTTAACCGGGCAAGCGGAAATTGACGTCCGGCATTGCGGGAAATTCGAACTGGGCGCGGGTTCGGGGTTGAACAGCCTGGAACTGGACGCTGAATACTCGGATGTTGATATTGAACTGGCCGAAGATCTGAGTGCGCAATTTGATGTTTCTACCAATTTTGGCAACTTCAGGTATGGCAGCAGAATACATATTGACGAACCTGAAGAAAAGGAAGAAAGCCGGGGCCCGAAATTCAATTTCAATTATACAGGGACTATCGGCAAAGGCGGGAACTGTCTCCTTTCCATCGATTCGGATTTTAGTACCATAAACTTTCGTTGAGGATTAATCACACACACACACACTTTCAGCGGATTTTTTTGATTTCTTTTCCAGCCAAGCCTTTGCGGGTTTGGCTTTTTTCATTAGTTTGGAACCAAATTTTTTAAATATGGAATGGATCGCTAACCCCGAGATATGGGTATCCCTGCTGACGCTGACAGTCCTGGAGATAGTGCTGGGAATTGATAATATTGTTTTTATTTCCATTCTGGCCGGGAAGCTCCCTAAGGACCAGCAAGCTAAGGCAAGGAACTGGGGCCTGGGGCTTGCCATGTTTACCCGCATCCTGCTGCTGTTTTCCATCACCTGGGTAATGAGCCTTACGGCGCCATTGTTCGGCGTGCTGGGACAGGAAATTTCAGGCCGGGACCTCATCCTTCTGGCTGGCGGCCTGTTCCTGATCTATAAAAGTACCGTGGAGATTCATGAGAAGCTGGAGGGAGAAGAAGGGGAGAAAGATAAGAAGGTCGCCCATTCCTTTGCAGGAGTTATCTCGCAGATCCTTCTGCTTGACATCGTCTTTTCCCTCGATTCTGTGATTACCGCCGTAGGTATGGCGGATGAATTATGGGTGATGATCACAGCAGTGGTGATAGCCGTGGGCATCATGATGTTTTCTGCCGGGCCCATCAGCCGGTTCGTGGAAAAGCATCCGACGGTGAAAATGCTGGCCCTCAGTTTCCTGGTTCTTATCGGTGTTTCACTTATCGCCGAAGGATTAGAGCAACATATTCCGAAAGGCTATATTTACTTTGCAATGGCCTTCTCCATTATGGTGGAAGTGCTGAACCTGCGGATGAAGAAAACCACGGTTAAACCCGTACAGCTGCGCGATAAATACGACAAGAGCGACCTGAACAGCTAAGTCATGGCAGAAAACAAACTCATCGAACTGCGAAAGTTCGATAACGCGGGAACTGCTCATATCATAAAAGCGCATCTCGAAAGCGCGGGTATTCATTGCATGCTGGCAGGAGAGGACTCACTTGGTTTTCAGCCAATTCTTACCTCGCCAACAGGTGGCATCCGCCTGCTTGTCCTGGAACCGGACCTGAAAAGAGCCCTGGCGGTCCTGGCCGGGGAAGACCCGGATGAAGGCGAGGATCGTGATTCCTGGGATACTGATCGTTACGAGGATCCCGATGACGCAACAGGAACTTAGTCAGCCTCCCCTTTCTTAAATTCCAGTACGGGAACGGCATTGCTAAGCAAGGTAAGCGCGCTTCCGTTTTGAGATACAACGAAATGCGTTACCTCGCTCAGCCGGCCAAGGTATTGACCTTCCAGTTCCTGGGATTGCTCGCAAAACATTTTAGTGGAACCCAGTCCTGAAAAGGAAAGCGAATCAGCGCTTAATGAATAGGTGCCAAAGAATTGGTTGCATCCAGCAAAACCGTTTGCTTTTGAACCGCTTTCCTCAAAGAGCAGCGTAGGTTCCTTCAGCGCTGAATCAATCGTTTCCTGGTTAATGGAAACCAGTTCCCAGGGAGTATTCAGCAGTTCTTTATGGCTGTAATCTTCATTGCGGCTACAGGTTTGCTGCAGTATCAGCAGCAAGCCCAGCATGCTTAATTGTAAAAAGTGCATTTGCGTAGTTTTCGAAACACACCGCAAATTCAATGCCCTTTTAGGCCTGCACTGTAACTTGCTTTTGTACCTTGTATTTCCCGGGCTCGGGCCGGAAACATTGGGTGATCCGGTTCCATGAATTGATATGAGCTATCGCCAGGGTAAGATGGCCGATTTCCTGTTTGCTGAAGTGCTGCCGCAGGCGCTGGTAAAGCTCATCGTCCACATGGGAACCTGAAAGTTCGGTAAGCCTTTCGGCGAGTTCCAGGCCAAGCGCTTCTTTCTCCGAGAAATACCCTGTTTCCTTCCATGCCGCCAGGGAATAAAGACGAAGTGGTTCTTCCCCGTGGTGAATAGCCTCTTTGAAATGCATGTCAAGGCAATAAGCGCAATGATTGATAAGTGAGATCCGGTAACGGATAAGTTCCAAAAAACGAAGTTCCAATCCACAGTTGTTAATGTACTGTTCAACTTCTGACATGGTCCGGTAAAATCCTTCCGGTAATTCCTGAAATGAGATTCGTTGCATATGTTAATCGTTTCCTGTAAGACAGGTAAGGCCGGAAATATGTGACAGGTTCTTTAATTTATCCGGGTTCCTGACGAAATAAATTGCCTGGACAACTCCCTCATTCGCATGGAAAATCTGGCAGGAAACCAATTTTGACCCTTCGAAATGCAATAAGGCAGGCTGATGGTTAATCACGGCAGGAATGACCTGGTTGTTTTTCTGATATTTCTCATAAACGCCCAGCAGGTATTTGACGGCCTTGGGCTTTCCGGTTACGGGAATGCGGTTCGCAAGTACCTTTCCGCCGCCGTCAGAAGTGATCACGATATCTTCGGAAAGCAGCGCTTCCAGTTTGTCTACTTCGCGGTTTTGAATGACGGAAAGAAACTGGTCAGGACGAAAGGCAGTGCGGGCTCTTTCTTTTTTTGCGGCCGGGCTTTTCAAACTGCTTTTGGCCCTCCGCAGCAACTGGCGCGAGCTATCGGTACTGATTTCCAATGCTTCGGCTATTTCATTATGCGTATAGTCAAAAGCTTCCCTGAGAATGAAAACAGCCCGCTCGCTTGCCGTTAACTTTTCAAGCAAAACCATTACCGAGTAGTTAAGAATATCCTTTTGCAGGAGGTGGTGGTCCGCGGACGCAGTCATTACCGGTTCCGGAAGCCAGGAGCCGCGGTAGTTTTTCCGGGCCAGTTCCTGGCGCGTTTTGGCATTAATGGCCCGGTTAATAACTGCCCGTACCAGGTAGGCTTTTTTATTGTCTATATGATCGATGGGCCTATCCAAAAGGCGGATAAGGACATCCTGGACGATGTCCCTGGCTTCTTCCCGGGAGCCAAGAATATTGTAGGCGCAGGTTTCAAGTAAAGGCTTCCACTTTTCAATCATACAGCTAAATTAACAAGCAGCCGCCTAAAAATGTGACTGGAATAAGCATAAAAATAATAACTTTGCGTCTTCGTGACGGGACTGGGTTAGCGTATTGAAAAACCATCGAAAATACCTTCATAAGCTGTATGCACTCCTGCTTCTTGCAGCGATCAGCTTCAGCGTACTGCCTGTAAAACTTATACACGGGCATGAAGGGGAACATGTGCTGCTTTCCCGCGATTTTGCTAAATCGGCGCATTTCGCTCCCGGTCACCAGGCCTTCTGCCCGGTTTGTTCCTGTATATTTACGCAGCATTACCTGCCTGCGGAAACATGGGAAAGCGTTGTATATTCTTTTCCCTGGTTCCATACAGCTCCTTTTCAACAAGTTTATTTACCGGAAACCCTGCTTTCCGTTTCTCTTCGGGGCCCTCCAGCCTGTTAAATTTCTTTTTTTAAATCCGGCAGCCTGGCTGCCTTTCCGGTTATTCTAAGAATTTAACAGCATGAAGTATATTATATGGATACTATTAAGTATCACTTGTTTTCCCTTTTCTTCCTATTCGCAGGCCGTACTCTCCGGCAAGGTATTGGAGGCTGGTTCCGGCAGACCGCTTCCCGGCGCCAGCATATCAATTCCCGATCTTGCCCGGCAAACGCTGTCGGACGAGCAAGGCCTTTTCACCCTTAGGAATCTGCCCGAAGGGAAGTTCACTGTGCAGGTGAGTTTCCTTGGGTATAAAACCTATGCTGAACGGGTGATCCTCAAAGATTTTACAGAAAAAACCTTTTCCCTGCATGTTTCGCTACTTGAAATGAGGGAGGTGGTGGTTACCGCGTCCGCATCTGCCAGCGAAGATAGGACAAACAGCGTATCAGTAGAAAGCGTTTCCCGCGAGGAACTGATGAGCCGGCCGTCTGCCAACCTGGTAGATGCCCTTTCAAACCTTCCCGGCGTTTCACAAATTTCCAGCGGCCCGGCTGTATCGAAACCAGTGATCAGGGGGCTCAGCTATAATCGCGTATTGACGGTAAATAACGGTATTAAACAGGAGGGACAGCAATGGGGCGACGAACATGGGCTTGAATTCGACTTGTTTTCCGCCGACCGGGTTGAGGTACTCCGCGGTCCGGCCAGCCTGTTATACGGCTCGGATGCCATGGGCGGCGTGATCAATATCCTTGACCCTATCCCGCTGCCTGATGGCGAGCTAAAGGGAGCTATTACTTCCAGGTATGCAAGTAATAACGGTTTAACGGGGACCTCCCTGATGCTGGAAGGCAACCAAAAGGGCCTTGTATGGAGGGGAAGAGGGTCCTACCGGAATGCGTTTTCCTATAAAACGCCGGAAGGCTTCGCCCCGAATACCTCTTTTAACGAAACGAGTTTTTCGGGTATGCTTGGCCTTAACAAAAAATGGGGATACAGTCATTTGAACGTATCGGCTTACAAGGGGAACCTGGGTTTCCTTGAACACGAACATGCCGGAGAACACGAACATGCCGGAGAACACGAACATGCTGTGGAACACGATCACGCCGGGGAGGAACACGATCACGCGGAGGAACAGGACGGGTATAACCGGAAAGTAGGGCTTCCCCTGCAGGAAGTAGGGCATATAAAAGCTTCCCTCAGCAATAATTTTATCCTTGGGCCTAACCAGCTGCGCGCCAACCTGGGATTCCAGCAAAACAAGCGGCGGGAGTTCGAACATTCCGCGGACGAGGCGGATATTGCTATGGACCTCGAGACCTGGACAGCCGACCTGAAGTATTTCATGGGCGGAAAAAACGGCTTTGAGCCGGTCGTCGGGCTGTCCGGATCGCGGCAGGAAAACAGCCCGGGCGGGGAGGAACTTCTTATTCCCGCCTATCGGTCAACGGAAGCAGGAGCTTTCGTGTATCTTCGAAAAGAACTTGGATCCTTAGCATTAAATGCCGGCGCAAGATTCGACTACCGGAACGTAAATGTAAAAACAACGGAGAATGCGGCAGGAGAGCAACAGTTCCAGGGCTTTCAGCGGGATTTTTCAAATTTCAGCGGAAGCATCGGCCTGGCCTGGGATCTTGGAAGCGGCTTTTTGCTGAAAGCTAATGCAGGGTCGGCCTTTCGCGCTCCCAATATTTCCGAACTTGCTGCTAACGGAGAACATCACGGAGTGGAACGCTTCGAAACCGGGAACGCTTCCCTTCGCTCTGAGCAAAGTCTTCAGCTGGACGCCAGTATTGGCTATGTTTCCGGGATATTCGGCATGGAACTGAACGGGTACAACAATACCATTTACCATTATATTTACCTTCGGGGCCTGGCCGGCGACAGTATTCAGCATGAGGGCGAAGTCCTGCCGGTTTACCGGTATACACAGGCTAATGCCCGGCTTAGCGGCCTCGAGGCGGTGGTAGATCTGCATCCTTTCCGCTGGCTGCATGTCGGCAGCAGCTTTAGCCTGGTAAGAGGGCAGAACAAGGAAACGGGAAGCGACCTCCCTTTTATCCCCGCTGCGTCCTGGAACAATGAGATAAAAATTGAGCCCGATCTGGGGGCGGCGATGCTGAGCAGCACTTATTTTACGCTGGGGCTTTCCAGTACTTTTGATCAGAAACACGTGGATGCGGCGTTTGAAGTGCCCGCCGCTGGTTATCATCTGGTGAATGCCAGTTTTGGCACGACGCTGTTAACCGGAAGGTTCCCTATAAACGTTTTTATTTCGGCGAATAACCTGTTTAACGTCAAGTATATCAGCCATATGAGCCGTTACAGGGACCTTGGTATCCTGAACGCCGGGCGGAATGTGCAGTTTGGTATACATATTCCCTTCGACCTGAATTAAGGCAGAGCTTGAAAACGGACGGCGCCCCGGAAACGGACAGTACTAGCTTTCGTTCGAAAAGACGGCGGGGAGCGCGGCGGCGGTGATCTTTTCCTGTTCGCCGCTTTTCATATTTTTCAGCGTAAGTTCGCCGGTTTCCATTTCTTCGGGGCCTATAATCAGCACATAAGGAATATTCCGGGCATCGGCATACTTGAATTGCTTTTGCAGTTTAACGGGCGAAGGATAGAGTTCCACGGCAACATCCTTGTTCCGTAACTGCTGCAGCAACTCCAGTGCATATAATTCGCCTTCCTTGTCAAAATTGGTGATCAGGAGGCGTGTGCCAAGTGCTGCAGCGGGAGGAAACAATTTCAATTCTTCCATGACGTCAAAGATCCGGTCGGCGCCGAAAGATATTCCTACGCCGGTAAGGCCGCTCAGGCCGAACATTCCCGTAAGATCATCGTAACGACCGCCGCCGCCGAGGCTGCCCATTTTCACTTCTTCGGAACGCACTTCCAGGATAGCGCCCGTATAATAGTTGAGCCCTCTTGCCAGGGTAATGTCCAGGCTTACCAGCGCCTGGCGCATATTGAAGCGGGAAAGATACGTGAATACGGTTTCCAGCTCCTCGATCCCTTTCAGGCCGGTTTCTGAAGCGGCAAAGCTGCTTTTCAGGTAATCCAGTTTTTCCGGGTTGGTGCCGCCAAGCCCCAGAAATGGGCTGATCTTTTCAATATCCTCCGTAGTGAATCCTTTTGACAGGAGTTCTTTCTCGACGCCGTCAGCCCCGATCTTGTCCAGTTTGTCAATGGCGATGGTCAGGTCCATCATTTTTTCCGGCTTCCCGGTTAGCTCCGCAATGCCGCTGAGGATCTTCCGGTTATTGATCCGAATGGTAAATTCCTTCAGGCCAAGCGTTGACAATACCTGGTCGTAGATAAGGATGAATTCCGCTTCATTCAGGAGGCTTTCGGAACCAACCACGTCGGCATCGCACTGGTAAAACTCCCGGTAGCGCCCCTTCTGCGGCCGGTCTGCCCGCCATACCGGTTGTACCTGGTACCGTTTAAAAGGAAAGGTGATTTCATGCTGATGCATGACCACGTAGCGGGCAAAAGGTACGGTCAGGTCATAGCGAAGTGCCTTTTCCGCTATTTCTGGTGTTAATTTCCTGGAATCTCTTGCTTCAAGGGTGTCCTTACCGGCTTTTGAGAGATAATCACCTGAATTCAGAATCTTGAATATCAACTGATCGCCTTCATCCCCATATTTACCAGTTAATGTATCCAGGTTTTCCATGGCGGGCGTTTCAATAGGCTGAAACCCGAACTTATAAAAAACCGAGCGGATGGTATCGAAAATAAAATTGCGTTTCGCGACCACTTCCGGTGAAAAATCGCGGGTACCTTTGGGAATCGAAGGTTTCAACTTTGCCATGCGGCAAAAATAGGGTTATGATCTTAGCTTTTCAATCAGTTTTTCGCAAGCCTCCCTTATTCCCAGGAAAACGGGTTCGAAAAGCCGGTCTTCAAACCAGGGATCCGTCACGTTTTTTTCCGGCGAATTGGGATCGGCGGCTTCCAGGAATAATTTCACTTTGTTCCGCTCCTCATCATTTTCCGAGAGGGAGATCACATCGCTGTAATTGGTACTGTCCATCACAAAGATATGGTCAAAGCGTCCGAAGTCCCTTTCGCTGAACTTCCGGGCTTTCAAACCGGAAATATCTATCCCATGATTCGCCGCCGTACGGATGGCTCTTTTATCGGGCGCCTCGCCAAGATGCCACCCGCCCGTGCCCGCCGAGTCAATCTCCCAATCCAGCTCCTTTTTTTCGACAAGATGGCGCATTACTCCTTCGGCCATTGGCGAACGGCAGATATTACCCAGGCAAACCATTAATATTTTCATATTTTCCCTACCATGTCTTCCGGCCGTACCCATTGGTCAAATTCCTCGGGGCTTACGTAACCGAGTTCTACGGCGGTTTCTTTCAAGGTTTTATGCTCTTTATGTGCCTTTTGCGCAATCTCGGCCGCTTTATAGTAGCCAATTTTTGTGTTGAGGGCTGTTACCAGCATGAGCGAGTTTTCCAGGTGCTTACGAATGTTTTCGTAAATGGGCTCGATGCCGCGGGCGCATTTTTCTTCGAAGGAAACGCATGCATCCCCGATAAGGCGCGCGGAATGAAGGAAATTATAGATCATTACCGGCTTGAACACATTCAGCTCAAAATGACCCGTGGCTCCGCCGATATTAATGGCTACGTCATTCCCCATCACCTGGGCGGCCA is a window from the Anseongella ginsenosidimutans genome containing:
- a CDS encoding DUF2007 domain-containing protein, coding for MAENKLIELRKFDNAGTAHIIKAHLESAGIHCMLAGEDSLGFQPILTSPTGGIRLLVLEPDLKRALAVLAGEDPDEGEDRDSWDTDRYEDPDDATGT
- a CDS encoding META domain-containing protein; amino-acid sequence: MHFLQLSMLGLLLILQQTCSRNEDYSHKELLNTPWELVSINQETIDSALKEPTLLFEESGSKANGFAGCNQFFGTYSLSADSLSFSGLGSTKMFCEQSQELEGQYLGRLSEVTHFVVSQNGSALTLLSNAVPVLEFKKGEAD
- a CDS encoding carboxymuconolactone decarboxylase family protein yields the protein MQRISFQELPEGFYRTMSEVEQYINNCGLELRFLELIRYRISLINHCAYCLDMHFKEAIHHGEEPLRLYSLAAWKETGYFSEKEALGLELAERLTELSGSHVDDELYQRLRQHFSKQEIGHLTLAIAHINSWNRITQCFRPEPGKYKVQKQVTVQA
- a CDS encoding sigma-70 family RNA polymerase sigma factor, encoding MIEKWKPLLETCAYNILGSREEARDIVQDVLIRLLDRPIDHIDNKKAYLVRAVINRAINAKTRQELARKNYRGSWLPEPVMTASADHHLLQKDILNYSVMVLLEKLTASERAVFILREAFDYTHNEIAEALEISTDSSRQLLRRAKSSLKSPAAKKERARTAFRPDQFLSVIQNREVDKLEALLSEDIVITSDGGGKVLANRIPVTGKPKAVKYLLGVYEKYQKNNQVIPAVINHQPALLHFEGSKLVSCQIFHANEGVVQAIYFVRNPDKLKNLSHISGLTCLTGND
- a CDS encoding TonB-dependent receptor, with product MKYIIWILLSITCFPFSSYSQAVLSGKVLEAGSGRPLPGASISIPDLARQTLSDEQGLFTLRNLPEGKFTVQVSFLGYKTYAERVILKDFTEKTFSLHVSLLEMREVVVTASASASEDRTNSVSVESVSREELMSRPSANLVDALSNLPGVSQISSGPAVSKPVIRGLSYNRVLTVNNGIKQEGQQWGDEHGLEFDLFSADRVEVLRGPASLLYGSDAMGGVINILDPIPLPDGELKGAITSRYASNNGLTGTSLMLEGNQKGLVWRGRGSYRNAFSYKTPEGFAPNTSFNETSFSGMLGLNKKWGYSHLNVSAYKGNLGFLEHEHAGEHEHAGEHEHAVEHDHAGEEHDHAEEQDGYNRKVGLPLQEVGHIKASLSNNFILGPNQLRANLGFQQNKRREFEHSADEADIAMDLETWTADLKYFMGGKNGFEPVVGLSGSRQENSPGGEELLIPAYRSTEAGAFVYLRKELGSLALNAGARFDYRNVNVKTTENAAGEQQFQGFQRDFSNFSGSIGLAWDLGSGFLLKANAGSAFRAPNISELAANGEHHGVERFETGNASLRSEQSLQLDASIGYVSGIFGMELNGYNNTIYHYIYLRGLAGDSIQHEGEVLPVYRYTQANARLSGLEAVVDLHPFRWLHVGSSFSLVRGQNKETGSDLPFIPAASWNNEIKIEPDLGAAMLSSTYFTLGLSSTFDQKHVDAAFEVPAAGYHLVNASFGTTLLTGRFPINVFISANNLFNVKYISHMSRYRDLGILNAGRNVQFGIHIPFDLN
- the hisS gene encoding histidine--tRNA ligase — translated: MAKLKPSIPKGTRDFSPEVVAKRNFIFDTIRSVFYKFGFQPIETPAMENLDTLTGKYGDEGDQLIFKILNSGDYLSKAGKDTLEARDSRKLTPEIAEKALRYDLTVPFARYVVMHQHEITFPFKRYQVQPVWRADRPQKGRYREFYQCDADVVGSESLLNEAEFILIYDQVLSTLGLKEFTIRINNRKILSGIAELTGKPEKMMDLTIAIDKLDKIGADGVEKELLSKGFTTEDIEKISPFLGLGGTNPEKLDYLKSSFAASETGLKGIEELETVFTYLSRFNMRQALVSLDITLARGLNYYTGAILEVRSEEVKMGSLGGGGRYDDLTGMFGLSGLTGVGISFGADRIFDVMEELKLFPPAAALGTRLLITNFDKEGELYALELLQQLRNKDVAVELYPSPVKLQKQFKYADARNIPYVLIIGPEEMETGELTLKNMKSGEQEKITAAALPAVFSNES